One Struthio camelus isolate bStrCam1 chromosome 28, bStrCam1.hap1, whole genome shotgun sequence genomic region harbors:
- the ITGA7 gene encoding integrin alpha-7 isoform X1 encodes MAAPLPLWVPWLSLHLLGSAAFNLDVTNTLLKDGDKGSLFGFSVALHRQLQPEPASWLLVGAPQAPALPGQGANRTGGLYACPLSPEVGDCWRVPIDDGADLRRESKENQWLGVSVKSQGAGGKIVTCAHLYEARNRVQQPLETRDVIGRCFVLSQDLRVRDELDGGEWKFCEGRPQGHDRFGFCQQGLAAGFTADNHYILFGAPGTYNWKGNLRVELFNHSSLDLVHYDDGPYEAGGEKDQDPSLIPVPANSYFGILFVTNIDSSDPDQLVYKSPDPTEKVPSTAGDVAQNSYLGFSVDSGTSLTRRNELSFVTGAPRANHTGAVVILRRDSANRLVPEAVLAGEQLTSSFGYAVAVLDLNSDGWMDLVVGAPHFFERKEEIGGAAYVYINPGGRWASATPLRLNGTYGSMFGIALSAAGDLDQDGFSDLAVGAPFDGAGKVYIYHGSKLGIVAEPAQVLDGEGVGVTAFGYAISGGLDVDENLYPDLLVGSLSDAVVLYRARPVVHVSRNVSLTPPSIDLEQNNCRHQEGVCVDVRACFSYTASPASYSPRLTLEYVFDADTDRRRRGQAPRVAFLGRQPSDPEHQFSDAVELPGQGARACVQATFQLQDGIRDKLRPIAVTLAYGIKQARAKRRAAGAALPPLPPVLSAQQPRSQRAEVHFLKQGCGDDKVCQSNLQLRVRFCSRVGDADFLPLPKGADGTAIFAMSDQKDVALEIHVTNLPSDPAEPQRDGDDAHEALLTATFPEALPYSAVRPYDARAPADKPVLCLANQNGSQVECELGNPLARGGQVRFYLILSTLGITIHTTDLAVELALSTISEQPGLAPVVARARVVIELPLSVTGVAVPPRLFFGGTVRGESAVRRESQVGSAVRYEVTVSNRGQSLKTLGSAFLTLLWPHELCSGKWLLYPLQLELAAPPGRPAACSPAANPLRLALEPPGEADPAEAPAAGSWWLPSSAERRRNVTLDCAQGTASCLVFQCPLHSFERAAVLTARGRLWNSTFLEEFLAVTSVELIVRASVSVTSSITNLVLKDASTQIPVSVYLDPGVAVAGGVPWWVILLAALAGILVLALLVFILWKLGFFRRARYQPPALPQHHAVKIPREQRPQFREGRTGTIQRQEWAAGRGGATDGHLAPSSA; translated from the exons ATGGCAGCGCCTCTGCCCCTCTGGGTGCCCTGGCTCAGCCTGCACCTCCTGGGCAGCGCTGCCTTCAACCTGGACGTCACCAACACCCTCCTCAAGGATGGCGACAAGGGCAGCCTCTTCGGCTTCTCCGTGGCTCTGCACCGGCAGCTCCAACCTGAGCCCGCCAGCTG GTTGCTGGTGGGGGCCCCCcaggcgccggcgctgcccggccaaGGTGCCAACCGCACGGGCGGGCTCTACGCCTGCCCGCTGAGCCCCGAGGTCGGCGACTGCTGGCGCGTGCCCATCGACGACGgag CGGACCTGCGGCGGGAGAGCAAGGAGAACCAGTGGCTGGGGGTGAGCGTGAAGAGCCAGGGCGCCGGCGGGAAGATCGTG aCCTGCGCCCACCTCTACGAGGCGCGCAACCGGGTGCAGCAGCCGCTGGAGACGCGGGACGTGATCGGGCGCTGCTTCGTGCTGAGCCAGGACCTGCGGGTGCGCGACGAGCTCGATGGCGGCGAGTGGAAGTTCTGCGAGGGGCGGCCGCAGGGCCACGACCGCTTCGGCTTCTGCCAGCAGGGCCTGGCGGCCGGCTTCACCGCCGACAACCACTACATCCTCTTCGGGGCCCCCGGCACCTACAACTGGaagg GGAACCTGCGCGTGGAGCTGTTTAACCACAGCTCCCTGGACCTGGTCCATTACGACGACGGCCCCTACGAAGCCGGGGGCGAGAAGGACCAGGACCCCTCGCTCATCCCCGTGCCCGCCAACAGCTACTTCG GCATTTTGTTTGTGACAAACATTGATAGCTCAGACCCTGACCAGCTGGTGTATAAAAGCCCAGACCCCACCGAGAAGGTGCCCAGCACGGCCGGCGACGTGGCCCAGAATAGCTACTTAG GCTTCTCCGTCGACTCGGGCACGAGCCTGACGCGGAGGAACGAGCTGAGCTTCGTCACCGGGGCACCTCGCGCCAACCACACCGGGGCCGTGGTGATCCTGCGCCGCGACAGCGCCAACCGCCTGGTGCCCGAGGCCGTGCTGGCGGGCGAGCAGCTCACGTCCTCCTTCGGCTACGCCGTGGCCGTGCTGGACCTCAACAGCGACGG CTGGATGGACCTGGTGGTGGGGGCCCCCCACTTCTTCGAGCGCAAGGAGGAGATCGGGGGGGCCGCCTACGTCTACATCAACCCGGGGGGCCGCTGGGCGTCCGCCACCCCGCTCCGCCTCAACGGCACCTACGGCTCCATGTTCGGCATCGCCCTCAGCGCCGCCGGCGACCTCGACCAGGACGGCTTCAGCG ACCTCGCCGTGGGAGCCCCCTTCGACGGCGCCGGCAAGGTCTACATCTACCACGGCAGCAAGCTGGGCATCGTGGCCGAGCCGGCGCAG GTCCTGGATGGCGAGGGCGTGGGGGTGACGGCCTTCGGCTACGCCATCTCGGGGGGGCTGGACGTGGACGAGAACCTCTACCCCGACCTGCTCGTCGGCTCCCTCTCCGACGCCGTCGTGCTGTACAG ggctcggcCGGTCGTCCACGTCTCCAGGAACGTCTCGCTGACGCCGCCGAGCATCGACCTGGAGCAGAACAACTGCCGGCACCAGGAGGGCGTCTG CGTGGACGTGCGAGCCTGCTTCAGCTACACGGCCAGCCCCGCCAGCTACAGCCCCCGGCTGA CGCTGGAGTACGTGTTCGACGCCGACACGgaccgccggcgccggggccaggCCCCCCGCGTCGCCTTCCTCGGCCGGCAGCCCTCGGACCCCGAGCACCAGTTCTCCGACGCGGTGGAGCTGCCCGGGCAGGGTGCCCGCGCCTGCGTCCAGGCCACCTTCCAGCTCCAG GACGGCATCCGCGACAAGCTGCGTCCCATCGCCGTCACCCTCGCCTACGGCATCAAGCAAGCCCGGGccaagcggcgggcggcgggggccgcgctgccgccgctgccgccggtgcTCAGCGCCCAGCAGCCCCGCAGCCAGCGGGCCGAG gtGCACTTCCTGAAGCAGGGCTGCGGGGACGACAAGGTCTGCCAGAGCAACCTGCAGCTCCGGGTCCGCTTCTGCTCCCGCGTCGGGGATGCTGATTTCCTGCCGCTGCCCAA gggtgCGGACGGCACCGCCATCTTCGCCATGAGCGACCAGAAGGACGTGGCCCTGGAGATCCACGTCACCAACCTGCCCTCGGACCCCGCGGAGCCGCAGCGGGACGGCGACGATGCCCACGAGGCCCTGCTGACGGCCACCTTCCCCGAGGCCCTGCCCTACTCCGCCGTGCGCCCCTACGACGCCCGGGCACCCGCG GACAAGCCGGTGCTGTGCCTCGCCAACCAGAACGGCTCGCAGGTGGAGTGCGAGCTGGGCAACCCGCTGGCGCGCGGCGGGCAG gtGCGCTTCTACCTCATCCTCAGCACCCTGGGCATCACCATCCACACCACGGACCTGGCGGTGGAGCTGGCCCTGTCCAC gatcagcgagcagccggggctggcgccggtGGTGGCCCGGGCGCGCGTGGTCATCGAGCTGCCCCTCTCGGTGACGGG CGTGGCCGTGCCGCCCCGGCTCTTCTTCGGCGGGACGGTGCGGGGCGAGAGCGCCGTGCGGCGGGAGAGCCAGGTGGGCAGCGCCGTGCGCTACGAGGTCACG GTCTCCAACCGGGGCCAGTCGCTGAAGACGCTGGGCTCGGCCTTTCTCACGCTGCTCTGGCCCCACGAGCTCTGCAGCGGCAAGTGGCTGCTCTACCCGCTGCAGCTGGAgctggcggcgccgccggggcggccggcggcctgcagccccgccgccaaCCCGCTGCGCCTGGCCCTG GAGCCGCCCGGGGAGGCTGACCCGGCCGAggcgccggccgccggctcctGGTGGCTGCCCTCGTCGGCGGAGCGGCGGAGGAACGTGACGCTG GACTGCGCCCAGGGCACCGCCAGCTGCCTGGTGTTCCAGTGCCCGCTGCACAGCTTCGAGCGCGCCGCCGTGCTCACGGCCCGCGGCCGCCTCTGGAACAGCACCTTCCTCgag GAGTTCCTGGCCGTGACCTCTGTGGAGCTGATCGTGCGAGCCAGCGTCTCCGTCACCTCCTCCATCACCAACCTGGTGCTGAAGGATGCCTCCACGCAG ATCCCCGTCTCTGTGTACCTGGACCCCGGCGTGGCGGTGGCCGGCGGCGTGCCCTGGTGGGTCAtcctcctggctgccctggccgGCATCCTCGTCCTGGCCCTGCTCGTCTTCATCCTCTGGAAG
- the ITGA7 gene encoding integrin alpha-7 isoform X3, with the protein MAAPLPLWVPWLSLHLLGSAAFNLDVTNTLLKDGDKGSLFGFSVALHRQLQPEPASWLLVGAPQAPALPGQGANRTGGLYACPLSPEVGDCWRVPIDDGADLRRESKENQWLGVSVKSQGAGGKIVTCAHLYEARNRVQQPLETRDVIGRCFVLSQDLRVRDELDGGEWKFCEGRPQGHDRFGFCQQGLAAGFTADNHYILFGAPGTYNWKGILFVTNIDSSDPDQLVYKSPDPTEKVPSTAGDVAQNSYLGFSVDSGTSLTRRNELSFVTGAPRANHTGAVVILRRDSANRLVPEAVLAGEQLTSSFGYAVAVLDLNSDGWMDLVVGAPHFFERKEEIGGAAYVYINPGGRWASATPLRLNGTYGSMFGIALSAAGDLDQDGFSDLAVGAPFDGAGKVYIYHGSKLGIVAEPAQVLDGEGVGVTAFGYAISGGLDVDENLYPDLLVGSLSDAVVLYRARPVVHVSRNVSLTPPSIDLEQNNCRHQEGVCVDVRACFSYTASPASYSPRLTLEYVFDADTDRRRRGQAPRVAFLGRQPSDPEHQFSDAVELPGQGARACVQATFQLQDGIRDKLRPIAVTLAYGIKQARAKRRAAGAALPPLPPVLSAQQPRSQRAEVHFLKQGCGDDKVCQSNLQLRVRFCSRVGDADFLPLPKGADGTAIFAMSDQKDVALEIHVTNLPSDPAEPQRDGDDAHEALLTATFPEALPYSAVRPYDARAPADKPVLCLANQNGSQVECELGNPLARGGQVRFYLILSTLGITIHTTDLAVELALSTISEQPGLAPVVARARVVIELPLSVTGVAVPPRLFFGGTVRGESAVRRESQVGSAVRYEVTVSNRGQSLKTLGSAFLTLLWPHELCSGKWLLYPLQLELAAPPGRPAACSPAANPLRLALEPPGEADPAEAPAAGSWWLPSSAERRRNVTLDCAQGTASCLVFQCPLHSFERAAVLTARGRLWNSTFLEEFLAVTSVELIVRASVSVTSSITNLVLKDASTQIPVSVYLDPGVAVAGGVPWWVILLAALAGILVLALLVFILWKLGFFRRARYQPPALPQHHAVKIPREQRPQFREGRTGTIQRQEWAAGRGGATDGHLAPSSA; encoded by the exons ATGGCAGCGCCTCTGCCCCTCTGGGTGCCCTGGCTCAGCCTGCACCTCCTGGGCAGCGCTGCCTTCAACCTGGACGTCACCAACACCCTCCTCAAGGATGGCGACAAGGGCAGCCTCTTCGGCTTCTCCGTGGCTCTGCACCGGCAGCTCCAACCTGAGCCCGCCAGCTG GTTGCTGGTGGGGGCCCCCcaggcgccggcgctgcccggccaaGGTGCCAACCGCACGGGCGGGCTCTACGCCTGCCCGCTGAGCCCCGAGGTCGGCGACTGCTGGCGCGTGCCCATCGACGACGgag CGGACCTGCGGCGGGAGAGCAAGGAGAACCAGTGGCTGGGGGTGAGCGTGAAGAGCCAGGGCGCCGGCGGGAAGATCGTG aCCTGCGCCCACCTCTACGAGGCGCGCAACCGGGTGCAGCAGCCGCTGGAGACGCGGGACGTGATCGGGCGCTGCTTCGTGCTGAGCCAGGACCTGCGGGTGCGCGACGAGCTCGATGGCGGCGAGTGGAAGTTCTGCGAGGGGCGGCCGCAGGGCCACGACCGCTTCGGCTTCTGCCAGCAGGGCCTGGCGGCCGGCTTCACCGCCGACAACCACTACATCCTCTTCGGGGCCCCCGGCACCTACAACTGGaagg GCATTTTGTTTGTGACAAACATTGATAGCTCAGACCCTGACCAGCTGGTGTATAAAAGCCCAGACCCCACCGAGAAGGTGCCCAGCACGGCCGGCGACGTGGCCCAGAATAGCTACTTAG GCTTCTCCGTCGACTCGGGCACGAGCCTGACGCGGAGGAACGAGCTGAGCTTCGTCACCGGGGCACCTCGCGCCAACCACACCGGGGCCGTGGTGATCCTGCGCCGCGACAGCGCCAACCGCCTGGTGCCCGAGGCCGTGCTGGCGGGCGAGCAGCTCACGTCCTCCTTCGGCTACGCCGTGGCCGTGCTGGACCTCAACAGCGACGG CTGGATGGACCTGGTGGTGGGGGCCCCCCACTTCTTCGAGCGCAAGGAGGAGATCGGGGGGGCCGCCTACGTCTACATCAACCCGGGGGGCCGCTGGGCGTCCGCCACCCCGCTCCGCCTCAACGGCACCTACGGCTCCATGTTCGGCATCGCCCTCAGCGCCGCCGGCGACCTCGACCAGGACGGCTTCAGCG ACCTCGCCGTGGGAGCCCCCTTCGACGGCGCCGGCAAGGTCTACATCTACCACGGCAGCAAGCTGGGCATCGTGGCCGAGCCGGCGCAG GTCCTGGATGGCGAGGGCGTGGGGGTGACGGCCTTCGGCTACGCCATCTCGGGGGGGCTGGACGTGGACGAGAACCTCTACCCCGACCTGCTCGTCGGCTCCCTCTCCGACGCCGTCGTGCTGTACAG ggctcggcCGGTCGTCCACGTCTCCAGGAACGTCTCGCTGACGCCGCCGAGCATCGACCTGGAGCAGAACAACTGCCGGCACCAGGAGGGCGTCTG CGTGGACGTGCGAGCCTGCTTCAGCTACACGGCCAGCCCCGCCAGCTACAGCCCCCGGCTGA CGCTGGAGTACGTGTTCGACGCCGACACGgaccgccggcgccggggccaggCCCCCCGCGTCGCCTTCCTCGGCCGGCAGCCCTCGGACCCCGAGCACCAGTTCTCCGACGCGGTGGAGCTGCCCGGGCAGGGTGCCCGCGCCTGCGTCCAGGCCACCTTCCAGCTCCAG GACGGCATCCGCGACAAGCTGCGTCCCATCGCCGTCACCCTCGCCTACGGCATCAAGCAAGCCCGGGccaagcggcgggcggcgggggccgcgctgccgccgctgccgccggtgcTCAGCGCCCAGCAGCCCCGCAGCCAGCGGGCCGAG gtGCACTTCCTGAAGCAGGGCTGCGGGGACGACAAGGTCTGCCAGAGCAACCTGCAGCTCCGGGTCCGCTTCTGCTCCCGCGTCGGGGATGCTGATTTCCTGCCGCTGCCCAA gggtgCGGACGGCACCGCCATCTTCGCCATGAGCGACCAGAAGGACGTGGCCCTGGAGATCCACGTCACCAACCTGCCCTCGGACCCCGCGGAGCCGCAGCGGGACGGCGACGATGCCCACGAGGCCCTGCTGACGGCCACCTTCCCCGAGGCCCTGCCCTACTCCGCCGTGCGCCCCTACGACGCCCGGGCACCCGCG GACAAGCCGGTGCTGTGCCTCGCCAACCAGAACGGCTCGCAGGTGGAGTGCGAGCTGGGCAACCCGCTGGCGCGCGGCGGGCAG gtGCGCTTCTACCTCATCCTCAGCACCCTGGGCATCACCATCCACACCACGGACCTGGCGGTGGAGCTGGCCCTGTCCAC gatcagcgagcagccggggctggcgccggtGGTGGCCCGGGCGCGCGTGGTCATCGAGCTGCCCCTCTCGGTGACGGG CGTGGCCGTGCCGCCCCGGCTCTTCTTCGGCGGGACGGTGCGGGGCGAGAGCGCCGTGCGGCGGGAGAGCCAGGTGGGCAGCGCCGTGCGCTACGAGGTCACG GTCTCCAACCGGGGCCAGTCGCTGAAGACGCTGGGCTCGGCCTTTCTCACGCTGCTCTGGCCCCACGAGCTCTGCAGCGGCAAGTGGCTGCTCTACCCGCTGCAGCTGGAgctggcggcgccgccggggcggccggcggcctgcagccccgccgccaaCCCGCTGCGCCTGGCCCTG GAGCCGCCCGGGGAGGCTGACCCGGCCGAggcgccggccgccggctcctGGTGGCTGCCCTCGTCGGCGGAGCGGCGGAGGAACGTGACGCTG GACTGCGCCCAGGGCACCGCCAGCTGCCTGGTGTTCCAGTGCCCGCTGCACAGCTTCGAGCGCGCCGCCGTGCTCACGGCCCGCGGCCGCCTCTGGAACAGCACCTTCCTCgag GAGTTCCTGGCCGTGACCTCTGTGGAGCTGATCGTGCGAGCCAGCGTCTCCGTCACCTCCTCCATCACCAACCTGGTGCTGAAGGATGCCTCCACGCAG ATCCCCGTCTCTGTGTACCTGGACCCCGGCGTGGCGGTGGCCGGCGGCGTGCCCTGGTGGGTCAtcctcctggctgccctggccgGCATCCTCGTCCTGGCCCTGCTCGTCTTCATCCTCTGGAAG
- the ITGA7 gene encoding integrin alpha-7 isoform X2, whose amino-acid sequence MAAPLPLWVPWLSLHLLGSAAFNLDVTNTLLKDGDKGSLFGFSVALHRQLQPEPASWLLVGAPQAPALPGQGANRTGGLYACPLSPEVGDCWRVPIDDGADLRRESKENQWLGVSVKSQGAGGKIVTCAHLYEARNRVQQPLETRDVIGRCFVLSQDLRVRDELDGGEWKFCEGRPQGHDRFGFCQQGLAAGFTADNHYILFGAPGTYNWKGNLRVELFNHSSLDLVHYDDGPYEAGGEKDQDPSLIPVPANSYFGFSVDSGTSLTRRNELSFVTGAPRANHTGAVVILRRDSANRLVPEAVLAGEQLTSSFGYAVAVLDLNSDGWMDLVVGAPHFFERKEEIGGAAYVYINPGGRWASATPLRLNGTYGSMFGIALSAAGDLDQDGFSDLAVGAPFDGAGKVYIYHGSKLGIVAEPAQVLDGEGVGVTAFGYAISGGLDVDENLYPDLLVGSLSDAVVLYRARPVVHVSRNVSLTPPSIDLEQNNCRHQEGVCVDVRACFSYTASPASYSPRLTLEYVFDADTDRRRRGQAPRVAFLGRQPSDPEHQFSDAVELPGQGARACVQATFQLQDGIRDKLRPIAVTLAYGIKQARAKRRAAGAALPPLPPVLSAQQPRSQRAEVHFLKQGCGDDKVCQSNLQLRVRFCSRVGDADFLPLPKGADGTAIFAMSDQKDVALEIHVTNLPSDPAEPQRDGDDAHEALLTATFPEALPYSAVRPYDARAPADKPVLCLANQNGSQVECELGNPLARGGQVRFYLILSTLGITIHTTDLAVELALSTISEQPGLAPVVARARVVIELPLSVTGVAVPPRLFFGGTVRGESAVRRESQVGSAVRYEVTVSNRGQSLKTLGSAFLTLLWPHELCSGKWLLYPLQLELAAPPGRPAACSPAANPLRLALEPPGEADPAEAPAAGSWWLPSSAERRRNVTLDCAQGTASCLVFQCPLHSFERAAVLTARGRLWNSTFLEEFLAVTSVELIVRASVSVTSSITNLVLKDASTQIPVSVYLDPGVAVAGGVPWWVILLAALAGILVLALLVFILWKLGFFRRARYQPPALPQHHAVKIPREQRPQFREGRTGTIQRQEWAAGRGGATDGHLAPSSA is encoded by the exons ATGGCAGCGCCTCTGCCCCTCTGGGTGCCCTGGCTCAGCCTGCACCTCCTGGGCAGCGCTGCCTTCAACCTGGACGTCACCAACACCCTCCTCAAGGATGGCGACAAGGGCAGCCTCTTCGGCTTCTCCGTGGCTCTGCACCGGCAGCTCCAACCTGAGCCCGCCAGCTG GTTGCTGGTGGGGGCCCCCcaggcgccggcgctgcccggccaaGGTGCCAACCGCACGGGCGGGCTCTACGCCTGCCCGCTGAGCCCCGAGGTCGGCGACTGCTGGCGCGTGCCCATCGACGACGgag CGGACCTGCGGCGGGAGAGCAAGGAGAACCAGTGGCTGGGGGTGAGCGTGAAGAGCCAGGGCGCCGGCGGGAAGATCGTG aCCTGCGCCCACCTCTACGAGGCGCGCAACCGGGTGCAGCAGCCGCTGGAGACGCGGGACGTGATCGGGCGCTGCTTCGTGCTGAGCCAGGACCTGCGGGTGCGCGACGAGCTCGATGGCGGCGAGTGGAAGTTCTGCGAGGGGCGGCCGCAGGGCCACGACCGCTTCGGCTTCTGCCAGCAGGGCCTGGCGGCCGGCTTCACCGCCGACAACCACTACATCCTCTTCGGGGCCCCCGGCACCTACAACTGGaagg GGAACCTGCGCGTGGAGCTGTTTAACCACAGCTCCCTGGACCTGGTCCATTACGACGACGGCCCCTACGAAGCCGGGGGCGAGAAGGACCAGGACCCCTCGCTCATCCCCGTGCCCGCCAACAGCTACTTCG GCTTCTCCGTCGACTCGGGCACGAGCCTGACGCGGAGGAACGAGCTGAGCTTCGTCACCGGGGCACCTCGCGCCAACCACACCGGGGCCGTGGTGATCCTGCGCCGCGACAGCGCCAACCGCCTGGTGCCCGAGGCCGTGCTGGCGGGCGAGCAGCTCACGTCCTCCTTCGGCTACGCCGTGGCCGTGCTGGACCTCAACAGCGACGG CTGGATGGACCTGGTGGTGGGGGCCCCCCACTTCTTCGAGCGCAAGGAGGAGATCGGGGGGGCCGCCTACGTCTACATCAACCCGGGGGGCCGCTGGGCGTCCGCCACCCCGCTCCGCCTCAACGGCACCTACGGCTCCATGTTCGGCATCGCCCTCAGCGCCGCCGGCGACCTCGACCAGGACGGCTTCAGCG ACCTCGCCGTGGGAGCCCCCTTCGACGGCGCCGGCAAGGTCTACATCTACCACGGCAGCAAGCTGGGCATCGTGGCCGAGCCGGCGCAG GTCCTGGATGGCGAGGGCGTGGGGGTGACGGCCTTCGGCTACGCCATCTCGGGGGGGCTGGACGTGGACGAGAACCTCTACCCCGACCTGCTCGTCGGCTCCCTCTCCGACGCCGTCGTGCTGTACAG ggctcggcCGGTCGTCCACGTCTCCAGGAACGTCTCGCTGACGCCGCCGAGCATCGACCTGGAGCAGAACAACTGCCGGCACCAGGAGGGCGTCTG CGTGGACGTGCGAGCCTGCTTCAGCTACACGGCCAGCCCCGCCAGCTACAGCCCCCGGCTGA CGCTGGAGTACGTGTTCGACGCCGACACGgaccgccggcgccggggccaggCCCCCCGCGTCGCCTTCCTCGGCCGGCAGCCCTCGGACCCCGAGCACCAGTTCTCCGACGCGGTGGAGCTGCCCGGGCAGGGTGCCCGCGCCTGCGTCCAGGCCACCTTCCAGCTCCAG GACGGCATCCGCGACAAGCTGCGTCCCATCGCCGTCACCCTCGCCTACGGCATCAAGCAAGCCCGGGccaagcggcgggcggcgggggccgcgctgccgccgctgccgccggtgcTCAGCGCCCAGCAGCCCCGCAGCCAGCGGGCCGAG gtGCACTTCCTGAAGCAGGGCTGCGGGGACGACAAGGTCTGCCAGAGCAACCTGCAGCTCCGGGTCCGCTTCTGCTCCCGCGTCGGGGATGCTGATTTCCTGCCGCTGCCCAA gggtgCGGACGGCACCGCCATCTTCGCCATGAGCGACCAGAAGGACGTGGCCCTGGAGATCCACGTCACCAACCTGCCCTCGGACCCCGCGGAGCCGCAGCGGGACGGCGACGATGCCCACGAGGCCCTGCTGACGGCCACCTTCCCCGAGGCCCTGCCCTACTCCGCCGTGCGCCCCTACGACGCCCGGGCACCCGCG GACAAGCCGGTGCTGTGCCTCGCCAACCAGAACGGCTCGCAGGTGGAGTGCGAGCTGGGCAACCCGCTGGCGCGCGGCGGGCAG gtGCGCTTCTACCTCATCCTCAGCACCCTGGGCATCACCATCCACACCACGGACCTGGCGGTGGAGCTGGCCCTGTCCAC gatcagcgagcagccggggctggcgccggtGGTGGCCCGGGCGCGCGTGGTCATCGAGCTGCCCCTCTCGGTGACGGG CGTGGCCGTGCCGCCCCGGCTCTTCTTCGGCGGGACGGTGCGGGGCGAGAGCGCCGTGCGGCGGGAGAGCCAGGTGGGCAGCGCCGTGCGCTACGAGGTCACG GTCTCCAACCGGGGCCAGTCGCTGAAGACGCTGGGCTCGGCCTTTCTCACGCTGCTCTGGCCCCACGAGCTCTGCAGCGGCAAGTGGCTGCTCTACCCGCTGCAGCTGGAgctggcggcgccgccggggcggccggcggcctgcagccccgccgccaaCCCGCTGCGCCTGGCCCTG GAGCCGCCCGGGGAGGCTGACCCGGCCGAggcgccggccgccggctcctGGTGGCTGCCCTCGTCGGCGGAGCGGCGGAGGAACGTGACGCTG GACTGCGCCCAGGGCACCGCCAGCTGCCTGGTGTTCCAGTGCCCGCTGCACAGCTTCGAGCGCGCCGCCGTGCTCACGGCCCGCGGCCGCCTCTGGAACAGCACCTTCCTCgag GAGTTCCTGGCCGTGACCTCTGTGGAGCTGATCGTGCGAGCCAGCGTCTCCGTCACCTCCTCCATCACCAACCTGGTGCTGAAGGATGCCTCCACGCAG ATCCCCGTCTCTGTGTACCTGGACCCCGGCGTGGCGGTGGCCGGCGGCGTGCCCTGGTGGGTCAtcctcctggctgccctggccgGCATCCTCGTCCTGGCCCTGCTCGTCTTCATCCTCTGGAAG